From the genome of Nitrospira lenta, one region includes:
- a CDS encoding PDZ domain-containing protein, whose amino-acid sequence MTISFRFGRSLFLAICLSGFTMAGGAPAVSWAADAVVMTEDEAVRLGEEFGVMVGSVDEDIRKELKLQEAKGVAVFEVIGNSRADYAGIKVRSVIKEIDKTEIRNMTDFGIAIKKAMKECNFTLGTYEPADPGDPVGWGVNFHFVGCKRD is encoded by the coding sequence GTGACCATTTCCTTTCGCTTCGGTCGGAGTCTTTTCCTAGCCATCTGTCTGTCAGGTTTCACGATGGCAGGCGGTGCGCCTGCGGTATCGTGGGCGGCTGACGCCGTGGTCATGACCGAGGATGAGGCGGTTAGGTTGGGCGAGGAATTCGGTGTGATGGTTGGATCGGTGGACGAGGATATTCGGAAAGAGCTGAAGCTGCAGGAGGCGAAGGGTGTCGCCGTATTCGAAGTGATTGGGAACTCCCGGGCCGACTATGCCGGCATCAAAGTGCGATCCGTCATCAAGGAAATCGATAAGACGGAAATCAGGAATATGACGGATTTTGGGATCGCGATCAAAAAAGCGATGAAGGAATGCAACTTTACCCTCGGGACCTATGAACCGGCTGATCCCGGCGATCCGGTCGGGTGGGGCGTGAATTTTCATTTTGTCGGCTGCAAGCGGGATTAA
- a CDS encoding ethylbenzene dehydrogenase-related protein, which translates to MTNLSQSRSLLLVFFAGLFAIGSVLGGLGIPLVSSAGMTIRSYFVEGELPSTPDDAAWANVPSLTVPLSGQVITRPVWPEPTARALVVRSLHNGTEIAFLLEWQDNTKNDRLTPGTFRDGVAIGLPLGDAPAFFCMGQLDHYINIWHWKADWQSDIDRRASRQAEKKEGGVRTFEVIPRRVSSVEDLIGGGFSTLTTKEKQGRIQGKAQWKDGVWRVVMRRPLVSEEQENEAKLIPGRVQTVSFAVWNGENKERNGQKSVAPWFQLAIDPIAKL; encoded by the coding sequence ATGACGAATCTCAGCCAGTCCCGTTCTCTTCTGCTGGTGTTTTTTGCCGGCCTCTTCGCTATCGGAAGTGTCCTGGGCGGGTTGGGAATTCCGCTGGTCAGTTCAGCGGGCATGACCATCCGGTCCTATTTCGTCGAGGGCGAACTACCGTCGACTCCTGACGATGCGGCCTGGGCCAACGTTCCTTCCTTAACGGTACCGCTCAGCGGGCAAGTCATTACGCGTCCGGTCTGGCCTGAGCCCACGGCGCGGGCACTCGTCGTACGTTCTCTCCATAACGGCACCGAGATCGCATTTCTGTTGGAGTGGCAGGACAATACCAAGAACGATCGCCTGACTCCCGGGACCTTTCGAGACGGCGTCGCCATCGGATTGCCGCTCGGAGACGCGCCGGCATTCTTCTGCATGGGCCAGCTCGATCACTACATCAACATCTGGCATTGGAAAGCCGATTGGCAGAGCGATATCGACCGTCGCGCCTCCCGCCAAGCCGAAAAGAAGGAAGGCGGCGTGCGCACGTTCGAAGTCATTCCCCGGCGGGTCTCGTCCGTGGAAGATCTGATCGGTGGAGGATTCAGCACCTTGACCACCAAGGAGAAGCAGGGACGGATTCAAGGAAAGGCGCAATGGAAAGACGGCGTATGGCGTGTCGTGATGCGCCGACCGCTGGTGAGCGAAGAGCAAGAGAATGAGGCGAAGCTCATCCCTGGTCGTGTGCAGACCGTCTCGTTCGCAGTGTGGAACGGCGAGAACAAAGAGCGCAACGGACAGAAGTCCGTGGCTCCCTGGTTCCAGCTGGCTATTGATCCGATTGCCAAGCTCTAA
- the tatA gene encoding twin-arginine translocase TatA/TatE family subunit, translated as MFGSLGFTELILILVIVLIIFGAGKLPQLGEGLGKAIKGFKKSVHEADAIEAEAQALAAQQQAAAPAQAITAAPVQSMTVDQPAAVAQPASRA; from the coding sequence ATGTTTGGGAGTCTTGGATTCACAGAGCTGATCCTCATTCTCGTGATCGTGCTGATCATTTTCGGCGCCGGCAAGTTGCCGCAGCTGGGAGAGGGATTGGGCAAAGCCATCAAGGGCTTCAAGAAGTCCGTGCACGAGGCCGACGCCATTGAGGCCGAGGCCCAGGCACTCGCCGCGCAGCAACAAGCGGCAGCTCCGGCGCAGGCCATTACCGCGGCTCCGGTTCAATCGATGACCGTCGATCAGCCGGCTGCCGTCGCGCAACCGGCCTCGCGCGCGTAA
- a CDS encoding tetratricopeptide repeat protein — MDTTNPSNEPTQTATALDPGDQPLSPDEEILAIEKLLAEEPDDFQARCRLGELYFSKGRMDDALVEVKKSIEMAEGLRAEMNRSLAMYYSNLGTIYATKNMADEAEAEFKHALEVFPHDILALFNLGRVYADKKKFMEAKDYYERLVEMTPEDPIAWYNLASVYVELDNPLVSDYNTIDMGIQCYMRTLELEPTHLEASFKLMEIALNHKKSDLAIKVMESAVENNPDEPLAYYNLISVYDKCKMFEQAEEARKRLKERFAKKAKESSAS; from the coding sequence ATGGACACAACGAACCCAAGCAATGAACCCACGCAAACGGCGACCGCGCTGGATCCTGGAGATCAACCGCTCTCACCCGACGAAGAAATCCTGGCGATCGAAAAATTGCTGGCGGAAGAGCCGGACGATTTCCAAGCCCGCTGCCGGTTGGGTGAATTGTACTTCAGCAAAGGGCGGATGGACGATGCCTTGGTCGAGGTCAAGAAGTCGATTGAAATGGCTGAGGGCTTGCGCGCCGAGATGAATCGCTCGCTCGCCATGTACTATTCGAATCTTGGGACCATCTACGCTACGAAGAACATGGCCGACGAAGCCGAGGCCGAATTCAAGCATGCGCTTGAAGTCTTCCCGCATGACATCCTTGCGTTGTTCAATCTGGGCCGGGTCTATGCGGATAAGAAGAAGTTCATGGAAGCCAAGGATTACTACGAGCGCCTGGTTGAGATGACCCCGGAAGATCCGATCGCCTGGTACAATCTCGCCAGCGTGTATGTGGAACTGGATAATCCCCTGGTGTCCGACTACAACACGATCGATATGGGCATCCAGTGTTACATGCGCACGCTCGAACTCGAGCCCACGCATCTGGAAGCCAGCTTCAAGTTGATGGAGATCGCGCTGAATCACAAGAAGTCCGACCTGGCGATCAAGGTGATGGAGAGCGCCGTCGAGAATAATCCCGACGAGCCGTTGGCGTACTACAATCTCATCAGCGTGTACGACAAGTGCAAAATGTTCGAGCAGGCGGAAGAAGCGCGGAAGCGGTTGAAAGAGCGGTTCGCCAAAAAGGCCAAAGAAAGTTCCGCATCCTGA